The Oscillospiraceae bacterium genome contains a region encoding:
- a CDS encoding periplasmic substrate-binding transporter, whose translation MKCTWNKKTAAFLTAGCMALGLLAGCGAAPASGGGAPAGGSQGQGGAADTPVSLTCAITMSEDSAYYKDLEYFGKLVSERSGGTVSLDIQAGGVLGSETEYIEGLQAGTIDVMIVSFSPLSATSEQCGLFEIPYLIQDYDHLRRVWKSDIGEDIRADLDKVGIRSLGVLDFGYRETTNNVRPIEKPEDLKGVVLRVMQSDIQIKAWETLGATPVTMAVTEVFSALQTGTIAGQENPINAICSNGFHEVQKYLSLTDHLYAPVLLAISDATWQRLSPAQQEAITSSIAETEDQSTAILQEYTDSGLATIEEAGVQVNEVDKEAFRAAIQPLHEALASTYGDALERIKAM comes from the coding sequence ATGAAGTGCACATGGAACAAAAAAACGGCGGCATTTTTGACGGCGGGCTGCATGGCCCTGGGACTTTTGGCGGGCTGCGGCGCGGCCCCGGCCAGCGGCGGGGGCGCGCCCGCGGGCGGCAGCCAGGGCCAGGGGGGCGCGGCGGACACGCCGGTGAGCCTGACCTGCGCCATTACCATGAGCGAGGATTCGGCCTATTACAAGGATTTGGAATACTTTGGCAAGCTGGTGAGCGAGCGCAGCGGCGGCACCGTGAGCCTGGACATTCAGGCGGGCGGCGTGCTGGGCAGCGAGACGGAATACATTGAGGGGCTGCAGGCGGGCACCATTGACGTGATGATCGTTTCCTTTTCGCCCCTTTCGGCCACTTCGGAGCAGTGCGGCCTGTTCGAGATCCCCTATCTGATCCAGGACTACGACCATTTGCGCCGCGTATGGAAGAGCGACATCGGCGAGGATATCCGGGCCGACCTGGACAAGGTGGGCATCCGCTCGCTGGGGGTGCTGGACTTTGGCTACCGCGAGACCACCAACAACGTGCGGCCCATTGAAAAGCCGGAGGATCTGAAGGGCGTGGTGCTGCGGGTGATGCAGAGCGACATCCAGATTAAGGCCTGGGAGACGCTGGGGGCGACCCCGGTGACCATGGCGGTGACCGAGGTGTTCAGCGCCCTGCAGACCGGCACCATTGCCGGGCAGGAGAACCCCATCAACGCGATCTGCTCCAACGGGTTCCACGAGGTGCAGAAATACCTTTCGCTCACCGATCACCTTTACGCGCCGGTGCTGCTGGCGATCAGCGACGCCACCTGGCAGAGGCTGAGCCCGGCCCAGCAGGAGGCCATTACCAGCTCGATCGCCGAGACGGAGGATCAGTCCACCGCGATCCTGCAGGAATACACCGACAGCGGCCTTGCCACCATTGAGGAGGCGGGCGTGCAGGTGAACGAGGTGGACAAGGAGGCCTTCCGCGCGGCCATTCAGCCGCTGCACGAGGCACTGGCCTCCACCTACGGCGACGCGCTGGAGCGCATTAAAGCAATGTGA
- a CDS encoding hydrolase — translation MRFVRYRAEGAEALGILDAGGERVAPLEQFEGCGFADMNELIRELGSAQRGALEAFARGEAPAARLLPLAEVELLAPIGRPVHDILCVGVNYQAHFDECERAIQMKQAAAAVYFAKRACRLLGPGEAIESHRALDEALDYEVELAVVLGKGGRDIPPERAEEHIFGYSAFNDVSARTLQSSHAQWLRGKSLDGFAVMGPALVTKDEVAFPPELEVESRVNGEVRQHANTRAFIRGVAEVISELSRGMTLEAGDIIATGTPAGVGMGFEPPRYMKPGDVVECEVQGLGVLRNPIKE, via the coding sequence ATGCGATTTGTGCGATACAGGGCGGAGGGCGCGGAAGCTCTGGGCATACTGGATGCCGGAGGGGAACGCGTTGCGCCGCTGGAACAGTTTGAGGGGTGCGGCTTTGCCGATATGAACGAGCTGATCCGGGAGCTCGGCTCCGCCCAGCGGGGGGCGCTGGAGGCCTTTGCGCGGGGAGAAGCCCCGGCGGCGAGGCTGCTGCCCCTGGCCGAAGTGGAGCTGCTGGCCCCCATCGGGCGCCCGGTGCACGACATTTTGTGCGTGGGGGTGAACTACCAGGCCCATTTTGACGAGTGCGAGCGGGCGATCCAGATGAAGCAGGCGGCGGCAGCGGTGTACTTTGCCAAGCGCGCGTGCCGGCTGCTGGGGCCGGGAGAGGCGATCGAGAGCCACCGGGCGCTGGACGAGGCGCTGGACTACGAGGTGGAGCTGGCGGTGGTGCTGGGCAAGGGCGGGCGCGACATCCCGCCGGAGCGGGCGGAGGAACACATTTTCGGCTACAGCGCGTTCAACGATGTGTCGGCCCGGACGCTGCAGAGCAGCCATGCACAGTGGCTGCGGGGCAAGAGCCTGGACGGGTTTGCGGTGATGGGGCCGGCCTTGGTGACGAAGGACGAGGTGGCCTTTCCGCCGGAGCTGGAGGTAGAGAGCCGGGTGAACGGCGAGGTGCGGCAGCACGCGAATACCCGGGCGTTCATCCGCGGCGTGGCGGAAGTGATCAGCGAACTGTCGCGCGGGATGACGCTGGAGGCGGGGGACATCATTGCCACCGGGACCCCCGCGGGCGTGGGGATGGGTTTTGAGCCGCCCCGCTATATGAAGCCGGGGGATGTGGTGGAATGCGAGGTACAGGGCCTCGGCGTGCTGCGCAACCCCATTAAAGAATAA
- a CDS encoding LysR family transcriptional regulator: protein MTFRQLEYLEAIALERSISRAAEKLFVSQSALSQQVIAMENEYQIQIFDRAKTPLELTADGQLYLHTAQELLRVKRQFEATVRHRRQHSLCIKTVPFYAANVVPYLLSKLHRELPQVEVQLKMDWAPNLFCTSYHEKVDLYVHAFDMDPYEPLIPPSDTMEQEVILEEEIVLALSALHPLLAGLSIGTDGEGWPCIDLADLAGAAFILPSTSVRLLDIAHLLCSGVAGEHTVRVSDKGFDALLGQLQYSNSVAFLPSTVIRFCPTAIGVRFFRIRGKAMRRPVVAAYPKGIELNTPARQFIRIARQAMAAPLEPPRIG from the coding sequence GTGACCTTTCGCCAGCTTGAATATCTGGAAGCCATTGCGCTGGAGCGCAGCATTTCGCGGGCGGCCGAAAAGCTGTTCGTGTCGCAGTCGGCGCTCAGCCAGCAGGTCATCGCCATGGAAAACGAATATCAGATCCAGATCTTCGACCGGGCCAAAACGCCGCTGGAGCTCACGGCGGACGGCCAGCTTTACCTGCACACGGCGCAGGAGCTGCTGCGCGTCAAGCGGCAGTTTGAGGCAACGGTGCGCCACCGCCGCCAGCACAGCCTGTGCATCAAAACGGTGCCCTTCTATGCGGCCAACGTGGTGCCCTATCTTTTGTCCAAGCTTCACCGCGAGCTGCCCCAGGTGGAGGTCCAGCTCAAAATGGACTGGGCGCCCAACCTGTTCTGCACCAGCTACCACGAAAAAGTCGATCTGTATGTGCACGCCTTCGACATGGACCCCTACGAGCCCCTCATCCCCCCCAGCGATACCATGGAACAGGAGGTGATCCTGGAGGAAGAGATCGTGCTGGCCCTCTCGGCGCTGCATCCGCTGCTGGCGGGCCTGTCCATCGGAACAGACGGCGAGGGCTGGCCCTGCATCGACCTCGCGGATCTGGCGGGCGCGGCCTTTATCCTGCCCTCCACCAGTGTGCGCCTTCTGGACATTGCGCATCTTCTCTGTTCCGGGGTGGCGGGCGAACACACCGTGCGGGTGAGCGACAAGGGGTTCGACGCGCTGCTGGGGCAGCTGCAATACAGCAACAGCGTGGCCTTTCTGCCCAGCACGGTCATCCGCTTCTGCCCCACGGCCATCGGGGTGCGCTTTTTCCGCATCCGGGGCAAAGCGATGCGCCGGCCGGTGGTGGCGGCCTACCCCAAGGGCATCGAGCTGAACACCCCCGCCCGGCAGTTCATCCGCATTGCCCGCCAGGCGATGGCCGCCCCCCTGGAACCGCCCCGCATCGGTTAA
- the smpB gene encoding SsrA-binding protein, with amino-acid sequence MPEQGKVKIIAENRQARHEYFVVEGLETGIELVGTEVKSLRMGQVNLKDAWVEVENGQLYVHGMHISPYEKGNIFNRDPLRPRRLLAHKNEIRRLGQEVKLQGYTLVPLSLYFKHGRVKLNLGLCKGKKLYDKRETAAQRAAQRDIERAMKDRRY; translated from the coding sequence ATGCCGGAGCAGGGAAAAGTAAAGATCATTGCCGAGAACCGGCAGGCCCGCCACGAGTATTTTGTGGTGGAGGGGCTGGAAACCGGCATTGAGCTGGTGGGTACCGAGGTGAAAAGCCTGCGCATGGGCCAGGTGAACCTGAAGGACGCCTGGGTGGAGGTGGAGAACGGCCAGCTCTATGTGCACGGCATGCACATCAGCCCCTATGAAAAGGGGAACATTTTCAACCGCGACCCGCTGCGCCCCCGGCGTTTGCTGGCCCACAAAAACGAGATCCGCCGCCTGGGGCAGGAGGTCAAGCTGCAGGGGTATACCCTGGTGCCGCTGTCGCTTTATTTCAAGCATGGGCGGGTCAAGCTGAACCTGGGGCTGTGCAAGGGCAAGAAGCTCTACGACAAGCGGGAGACCGCGGCCCAGCGCGCGGCCCAGCGCGACATTGAGCGCGCCATGAAGGACCGGCGGTATTGA
- the recR gene encoding recombination protein RecR: protein MGYNAAPLEKLVEQFSKFPGVGRKGATRMAYQVLSMPADEALELAHAIENAHAKLHRCHVCQDYTEAEVCKICSSAKRDASVICVVESPRDITAFERTREYNGLYHVLHGLISPMDGIGADQLCVKELLARLSDGKVKEVIMATNPTVEGEATAMYLAKLIKPLGIRTTRLAYGLPVGSSLEYADETTLYKALSGRGEL from the coding sequence ATGGGTTACAACGCCGCCCCGCTGGAAAAGCTGGTGGAACAGTTCTCCAAGTTCCCGGGCGTGGGCCGCAAGGGCGCCACGCGCATGGCCTACCAGGTGCTCAGCATGCCGGCCGACGAGGCGCTGGAGCTGGCGCACGCCATTGAAAACGCCCACGCGAAGCTGCACCGCTGCCACGTTTGCCAGGATTACACCGAGGCTGAGGTGTGCAAAATCTGCTCTTCGGCCAAGCGGGACGCCAGTGTGATCTGCGTGGTGGAGAGCCCGCGGGACATCACCGCCTTTGAGCGCACCCGGGAGTACAACGGCCTGTACCATGTGCTGCACGGGCTGATCAGCCCCATGGACGGCATCGGTGCGGACCAGCTGTGCGTGAAGGAGCTGCTGGCGCGGCTTTCGGACGGGAAGGTGAAGGAGGTCATTATGGCCACCAACCCCACCGTGGAGGGCGAGGCCACCGCCATGTATCTGGCAAAGCTGATCAAGCCTTTGGGCATCCGCACCACCCGGCTGGCCTACGGACTGCCGGTGGGCTCCAGCCTGGAATACGCCGACGAGACCACCCTGTACAAGGCCCTTTCGGGCCGGGGCGAGCTTTAA
- a CDS encoding nucleoid-associated protein, protein MKARLPQGYGKPDVNALMRQAQKMQDDMKEKQEELEATEYRASVSDGMVEITMTGKHEVTAVKIKPELVDPEDVEMLEDMVAAAVNEAVRVVDAASDAAMQAITGGANFPGL, encoded by the coding sequence ATGAAAGCAAGACTGCCGCAGGGCTATGGCAAGCCCGACGTGAACGCGCTGATGCGCCAGGCCCAGAAGATGCAGGACGATATGAAGGAAAAGCAGGAGGAGCTGGAGGCCACCGAATACAGGGCTAGCGTGTCTGACGGGATGGTGGAGATCACCATGACCGGCAAGCACGAGGTGACGGCGGTGAAGATCAAGCCCGAGCTGGTGGACCCCGAGGATGTGGAGATGCTGGAGGACATGGTGGCCGCCGCGGTGAACGAGGCGGTGCGCGTGGTGGACGCCGCGTCTGACGCGGCCATGCAGGCCATTACCGGCGGGGCCAACTTCCCGGGGCTGTAA